In one Brevibacillus composti genomic region, the following are encoded:
- a CDS encoding YcdB/YcdC domain-containing protein has protein sequence MKSKAHLRSKMAGLSAAAWLTVAAVPTGVCLAGGTKAVHAAEEVGLSREEAVKKAAELANIPETLVLQGADVIQDSDGQVWHLRWESGQIGKEGWSSLSVEIDAKTGSLLDYQFRRKTKQESSEKSAVDDQTALDKVYAFLDKAVSAEERKKLSRPNEYGQHYAYVYDASRQRAYTFTRVENGIPFLENGIRIILSPEGDIRHFQRLWDDVSLPDAKGVIGEEAAAQLLASQAKPGLAIVDLFSLMSGWGFEYESFDREPYLPVFLYQQDDAQMVDAISGKLLNGRGEADAKEFVPAALGETVRKGDANHRISREEARKLADEWTKKIAGPQSDAYRPANEEERKENQDGMPVQFWIYKYELPGQNGKQGSTLQVVITDRGELFDFRWVIADMRTADGIVGSGAVQRSAPALTAEQAKERAISFVRKNFPDRLGEIYLDRLVSVENEKYTFFFGWMKEGVPVLHDRFRLTVNAATGTVEMLDGFRLDRLQIELPSAKLDPAAAHQVVQANQKLMLTYFLPEGSAKEKKNPRLVYRYVGDKGVVDAVTGKWIHLDRSSEMNQKQRATKE, from the coding sequence GACGAAGGCTGTACACGCTGCAGAAGAAGTTGGGCTTTCCAGGGAAGAGGCAGTGAAAAAAGCAGCGGAACTAGCCAACATTCCTGAAACCCTTGTATTGCAAGGGGCGGATGTAATCCAGGATTCTGATGGTCAGGTTTGGCATCTCCGATGGGAGAGCGGCCAGATAGGGAAAGAGGGGTGGAGCTCTCTCTCGGTGGAAATAGATGCGAAGACCGGATCGCTTCTCGATTATCAGTTTAGGAGGAAGACAAAGCAGGAGTCATCCGAGAAGTCAGCGGTCGACGATCAGACGGCGCTGGACAAGGTCTACGCGTTTCTGGATAAAGCCGTCTCGGCGGAAGAGCGGAAAAAACTCTCCCGGCCCAATGAATACGGACAGCATTACGCGTATGTGTACGATGCTTCGCGGCAGCGCGCATATACGTTTACGCGGGTAGAGAACGGCATTCCCTTTCTGGAAAACGGCATTCGGATCATCCTGTCGCCGGAGGGAGACATTCGCCATTTCCAAAGATTATGGGACGACGTATCCCTGCCGGATGCAAAGGGGGTAATCGGGGAGGAAGCGGCGGCACAGCTCCTGGCCTCACAGGCAAAGCCTGGACTGGCGATTGTCGATCTCTTCTCGCTGATGAGCGGCTGGGGCTTCGAATACGAGAGCTTCGACAGGGAGCCGTACTTGCCGGTTTTCCTCTATCAGCAAGATGACGCACAGATGGTGGACGCCATAAGCGGCAAGCTGTTGAACGGCCGAGGAGAGGCGGACGCGAAGGAGTTCGTGCCCGCGGCACTGGGGGAGACGGTCCGCAAGGGGGATGCTAACCATCGGATCAGCCGGGAAGAGGCAAGGAAGCTCGCTGATGAATGGACGAAAAAAATTGCGGGTCCTCAAAGCGACGCATACCGGCCAGCGAACGAGGAGGAGAGAAAAGAGAATCAAGACGGCATGCCGGTCCAGTTTTGGATCTATAAATACGAGCTGCCGGGACAAAATGGGAAGCAGGGGTCTACCCTACAGGTGGTCATCACAGACAGAGGCGAACTCTTTGATTTCCGGTGGGTGATCGCGGACATGCGGACGGCGGATGGCATCGTGGGCTCCGGGGCGGTCCAGAGAAGCGCACCGGCTCTCACTGCCGAACAAGCCAAAGAGCGGGCGATTTCCTTTGTCCGTAAAAACTTTCCTGACCGCTTGGGAGAGATCTATTTGGATCGGCTGGTTTCAGTCGAGAATGAGAAATACACCTTTTTCTTTGGCTGGATGAAGGAGGGCGTGCCGGTGCTGCATGATCGTTTTCGGCTAACAGTCAATGCAGCCACAGGCACAGTGGAAATGCTGGACGGCTTCCGATTGGATCGCCTGCAAATAGAGCTTCCGTCCGCCAAACTGGACCCGGCGGCCGCTCATCAGGTGGTGCAAGCGAACCAGAAGCTCATGTTGACCTACTTCCTGCCGGAAGGGAGCGCAAAAGAGAAAAAGAACCCCCGTTTGGTATACCGCTATGTCGGAGACAAGGGCGTGGTCGATGCCGTGACGGGCAAGTGGATCCACCTGGACAGGTCGAGCGAGATGAATCAAAAACAGAGAGCTACAAAAGAGTAG
- a CDS encoding S-layer homology domain-containing protein, translating into MKQINAKRFTALLATAAISTAALLPAQTAGAAGVFTDMNEAGAYQAAVQALVAQQVLAGYGADQIKPQQTEGRLPGAGHHVSGSAGRRLGRGGRRVGHLRINGEQQRVSPREGLFFLCFRRGFCYCREDVLIDSVDQQHGQRLEWWNHGFEAWLSYH; encoded by the coding sequence ATGAAACAGATAAACGCGAAAAGATTCACCGCCCTGCTGGCGACAGCGGCGATCAGTACCGCTGCCCTGCTCCCTGCGCAAACGGCTGGAGCGGCAGGAGTTTTTACCGATATGAATGAAGCGGGCGCGTACCAGGCGGCTGTCCAGGCCCTGGTGGCCCAGCAGGTATTGGCCGGATACGGGGCTGACCAGATCAAACCGCAGCAAACTGAAGGACGCCTCCCTGGTGCCGGGCACCACGTATCTGGTAGCGCCGGCAGGAGACTGGGCCGTGGCGGAAGGCGTGTCGGTCACCTTCGAATAAATGGTGAACAACAGAGAGTCTCTCCGCGCGAGGGGCTCTTTTTCCTTTGTTTTCGACGAGGTTTTTGCTACTGTAGAGAGGACGTACTGATCGATTCTGTCGATCAGCAACATGGACAGAGACTGGAATGGTGGAATCATGGCTTTGAGGCTTGGCTATCGTACCATTAA
- a CDS encoding ornithine cyclodeaminase family protein, whose translation MLPFRVINQKTIEQILDMARVIEKVEQAYTLKAQKEATLFPMVFHEFEPGKADMDIKSGHLTGANIFGLKVVSWFGENTEKNLPQLIGTVMVLDSRTGAPRGILSGEHITCMRTGAAGGIGAKYLARPESEHLLLVGTGHQAPFQILATLTTMENVKKVSVYNARSYERAQAFCEKIQEKLLQMVADQYSGQDELRETYTKRCQIEFVPVENIEQTTKEADIIITATSARQPLIKREWVQPGTHITCVGADMEGKQEIDERLFAEARVFVDDVTQSVSVGELETAIKKGIVTPDVIVAEIGEVILGRVPGRQSAEEITIFDSTGIAIQDLLTANLVLDEAEKLGAGTVVEI comes from the coding sequence TTGTTGCCTTTTCGCGTCATCAACCAGAAAACGATCGAACAGATTTTGGACATGGCACGTGTCATTGAGAAAGTGGAACAAGCATATACCTTGAAAGCCCAAAAGGAAGCGACCCTGTTTCCGATGGTCTTCCATGAATTTGAACCGGGCAAAGCGGATATGGACATCAAGTCCGGCCATCTCACCGGCGCCAATATTTTTGGCTTGAAGGTGGTTTCCTGGTTTGGCGAGAACACGGAGAAAAATCTGCCCCAACTCATCGGTACCGTCATGGTGCTGGACAGCCGGACGGGAGCCCCGCGCGGCATCCTCAGCGGCGAGCATATCACCTGCATGCGCACCGGCGCAGCGGGAGGGATCGGTGCCAAGTACCTGGCGCGGCCGGAATCGGAGCATCTGCTCCTCGTCGGTACCGGACATCAGGCACCTTTTCAGATTTTGGCCACGCTGACCACGATGGAGAATGTGAAAAAGGTGTCTGTCTACAATGCGCGTTCCTACGAGAGAGCGCAGGCCTTCTGCGAGAAGATTCAGGAGAAGCTGCTCCAGATGGTAGCGGATCAGTACAGCGGCCAGGACGAGCTGCGTGAGACGTACACGAAGCGCTGTCAGATTGAGTTTGTCCCCGTCGAAAACATCGAACAGACAACCAAAGAGGCCGATATCATCATCACCGCCACTTCTGCACGTCAGCCACTGATCAAGCGAGAGTGGGTGCAGCCAGGGACGCATATTACCTGCGTCGGAGCCGACATGGAAGGCAAGCAAGAGATCGATGAGCGTCTGTTTGCCGAGGCGCGCGTCTTCGTAGACGATGTGACGCAGTCGGTCAGCGTAGGGGAGCTGGAGACAGCGATCAAAAAAGGCATCGTGACACCTGACGTCATCGTGGCCGAGATCGGTGAAGTGATTCTTGGACGCGTCCCCGGACGACAATCGGCTGAGGAGATTACGATCTTTGACAGCACGGGCATCGCTATCCAGGATCTGCTCACCGCCAATCTCGTGCTGGACGAAGCGGAAAAGCTGGGGGCAGGCACTGTCGTAGAGATCTAG
- a CDS encoding response regulator transcription factor, protein MNKKILIVEDDISIAELQRDYLEVNGFSVHVEQSGESGLAQALEGDYDLIILDVMLPHVDGFELCKQIRARKNIPILMVTAKKEEIDTIRGFGLGADDYVIKPFSPGELVARVKAHLARYERLLGGKEEQTDEIEIRGLRIDRASRRVYVHGAEVSFTTKEFDLLTFFFTHPNRVFSKEQLFERIWGMDSAGDISTVTVHIRKLREKVEADPSHPQYIETVWGAGYRFTV, encoded by the coding sequence ATGAACAAGAAAATACTGATCGTAGAAGACGATATCAGCATCGCGGAGCTGCAGCGGGACTACCTGGAAGTAAATGGTTTCTCCGTCCATGTGGAGCAATCCGGGGAAAGCGGACTGGCCCAAGCGCTCGAAGGGGATTACGACCTGATCATCCTGGATGTGATGCTGCCGCATGTGGATGGTTTTGAGCTCTGCAAGCAGATTCGCGCGCGCAAGAATATCCCGATTCTGATGGTCACCGCCAAGAAGGAAGAGATCGATACGATCAGAGGCTTCGGCTTGGGCGCGGACGATTACGTCATCAAGCCGTTCAGCCCGGGAGAGCTGGTCGCCCGGGTCAAGGCCCATCTCGCCCGCTACGAGCGCCTGCTGGGCGGAAAAGAGGAGCAAACCGACGAAATTGAGATCCGGGGCTTGCGGATCGACAGGGCTTCGCGGCGCGTCTATGTCCATGGAGCGGAGGTCTCTTTTACGACGAAAGAATTTGATCTGCTCACGTTTTTTTTCACCCATCCCAATCGCGTGTTCAGCAAGGAGCAGTTGTTCGAACGAATCTGGGGGATGGATTCGGCGGGAGATATCTCGACGGTGACCGTCCATATCCGCAAGCTCCGGGAAAAGGTGGAGGCAGACCCGTCCCATCCGCAGTACATCGAGACGGTGTGGGGGGCGGGCTATCGGTTTACCGTCTAG
- a CDS encoding aromatic acid exporter family protein, with amino-acid sequence MALRLGYRTIKTAIGTGVAILIAQKLGLSFYASAGIIAILCIQVTRKQSFRAALNRVLACLLGLAVGIVLYASLGFQPVTLTIMILAFLPLAVRFGIQEGFVTSMVVLLHLYSVQSIDPAVILNELFLILIGVGVALLANLYMPSLEKELKGMQAAVERNFSRIMQEFAYYLRHGQSNWDGHEMIETEKLLLEAKMLAARDEENRFGRKGEDTYYQYFLMRQKQFDYLERMLPVVSKLHAQVPEGQQIADFLDHLSHSIHPGNTAYRFLDKLHAMREKIRETPLPQTQEEFETQAALFYLLREIEQYLYIKHKLGKSSPAPKKDREKTRQGQA; translated from the coding sequence ATGGCTTTGAGGCTTGGCTATCGTACCATTAAAACGGCGATCGGAACCGGCGTGGCGATCCTGATTGCCCAGAAACTGGGCCTATCCTTTTACGCTTCGGCGGGCATCATTGCGATCCTCTGCATTCAGGTGACGAGGAAACAGTCGTTCCGCGCGGCGCTGAACCGCGTCCTCGCCTGCCTGCTGGGCTTGGCGGTAGGAATCGTACTTTACGCCTCGCTCGGTTTTCAGCCCGTGACGCTCACGATTATGATCTTGGCTTTTTTGCCGCTGGCGGTCCGCTTCGGGATCCAGGAGGGGTTCGTGACCAGCATGGTCGTGCTGCTGCATCTCTATTCGGTGCAGAGCATCGACCCGGCCGTCATCCTCAATGAGCTGTTCTTGATTCTTATCGGGGTGGGGGTGGCGCTTCTGGCCAATCTCTACATGCCCAGCCTGGAAAAGGAATTGAAGGGGATGCAGGCCGCCGTCGAGCGCAACTTCTCCCGGATTATGCAGGAGTTTGCCTACTATCTGCGCCACGGCCAAAGCAACTGGGACGGCCATGAGATGATCGAGACAGAGAAGCTGCTGCTCGAAGCGAAAATGCTCGCTGCACGGGATGAGGAAAACCGGTTTGGACGCAAAGGGGAGGATACCTACTACCAGTATTTTCTCATGCGGCAAAAGCAGTTTGATTATCTGGAACGGATGCTGCCCGTCGTCTCCAAATTACATGCACAGGTGCCAGAGGGACAGCAGATTGCCGATTTTCTCGACCACCTGAGTCACTCCATCCACCCCGGCAATACGGCGTACCGCTTTCTGGACAAGCTTCATGCCATGCGGGAAAAGATTCGCGAGACGCCCCTGCCGCAGACGCAGGAGGAATTCGAGACGCAGGCAGCGCTGTTCTATCTGCTGCGCGAGATCGAACAATACCTTTACATCAAGCACAAACTGGGGAAAAGCAGCCCCGCACCCAAAAAGGATCGAGAAAAAACTCGGCAGGGACAAGCGTGA
- a CDS encoding aminotransferase, translated as MQVKPFQVEEWMNEYEMDAVYNIAETCVDSLTLEELIRLSDEPEAFFGELAKMKLTYGHIEGSPNFRSLVAGLYKTVKPENVIAMNGAIGANFLLLYSLVEPGDEVISVHPTYQQLYSVPESFGADVKLLKLLPENGFYPDLDELRSLVSPKTKLICINNPNNPSGALMGEEMLREIVEIARSVDAYLLCDEVYRGLHQDPEVVIPSIADLYEKGISTGSLSKVFSLAGLRLGWIAAPADVIKECLKHRDYNTISCGMIDDVLAVHALKNYDKIMERNLGIVRTNLQILDEWVKQEPRVSYVKPQAGTTAMLKIEMDMPSKDFCIDLFKTTGAFLTPGSCFDMEGYVRIGYACGTEVLRQGLAKVSEYLRAHQ; from the coding sequence ATGCAAGTAAAGCCGTTTCAAGTGGAAGAGTGGATGAACGAGTACGAGATGGATGCGGTCTACAACATCGCGGAGACCTGCGTAGACTCTTTGACGCTGGAAGAGCTCATCCGCCTCTCTGACGAACCGGAGGCCTTTTTCGGGGAACTGGCAAAGATGAAGCTCACTTACGGACATATCGAAGGCTCGCCTAATTTCCGCTCCCTGGTCGCCGGACTGTACAAAACCGTGAAGCCGGAAAATGTAATCGCGATGAATGGTGCGATCGGGGCCAACTTTCTCCTGCTCTACTCCCTGGTCGAGCCGGGCGATGAGGTAATTTCTGTCCATCCAACCTATCAGCAGCTATACTCTGTGCCGGAATCCTTCGGTGCTGATGTCAAACTGTTGAAGCTGCTGCCGGAGAATGGATTTTATCCTGACCTGGACGAACTGAGAAGTCTGGTCAGTCCGAAAACGAAGCTGATCTGCATCAATAACCCCAACAACCCGTCTGGTGCATTGATGGGCGAAGAGATGCTGCGCGAGATCGTAGAGATCGCCCGGAGTGTGGATGCCTATCTGCTCTGCGACGAAGTGTACCGGGGCTTGCATCAGGATCCCGAAGTAGTGATCCCCTCTATCGCCGATCTGTACGAAAAAGGGATCAGCACGGGCAGCTTGTCCAAGGTATTCTCCCTCGCCGGACTCCGACTGGGCTGGATTGCGGCGCCTGCCGACGTGATCAAAGAATGCCTCAAGCACCGGGACTACAACACGATCAGCTGCGGCATGATCGACGATGTCCTCGCCGTCCACGCGCTGAAAAACTACGACAAGATCATGGAGCGCAACCTGGGGATTGTCCGCACCAATCTGCAGATTCTGGACGAGTGGGTGAAGCAGGAGCCGCGGGTCTCCTATGTCAAGCCGCAAGCAGGGACGACGGCCATGCTGAAGATCGAGATGGACATGCCTTCGAAGGATTTTTGCATCGATCTGTTCAAGACGACCGGGGCCTTTTTAACACCGGGAAGCTGCTTTGACATGGAAGGGTATGTACGGATCGGCTATGCTTGTGGGACCGAGGTGCTGCGGCAAGGGCTGGCAAAAGTATCTGAATATCTGAGAGCTCACCAATAA
- a CDS encoding S-layer homology domain-containing protein: protein MTSKKQSWCMIAGLSTAVLLTSFAVPSGGHMAGGGVAYAAEAASKAATLTKEQAIQKAQSYVKIPADYKLADANFFDPEKEGYFMEGPSWRLYWDQGNKGRMSMTIDAVTGQLLQYYTYGDENRKSADAAVGEEKALAVAEEFLQKVLKAEEMAKLSKPNEFSRPRFTSWNEYGFSFTRMENNIPFLENGVDVTVSRDGAIARYDRIWSPGPLPEVGEVLSQEEAEKQLAELTRPSLVFAEKSFLTGDHEVDYGKYQLVYRYTDKDPQFLDARTGAALNLLGQEAVAEDIQPLGSTVKKPIDDEKTITKEEAQKIADQVIKLLPGSYRSEGNRGSGGSTGPDGITRRSWSFEYTPLHIEGKTVNKVELEIGDRGELVGYSSNERRYPRETGKMIDKAVPYEQAVESAIKLVKTLLADQLGEIYLIDRAPSAKELALMHERGQYYTIPFGKMKGGIPIESAEFEVVVHPETGEAESLNLWRRSHSFAAEETAAKIDREAAKKAEQERKKVMLTYLLPQMNYYGGTPVKREPVLVYRYVGERGVVDAVTGEWVNLDKLNTKSEPSDIAEHPDREALVYAWEQGMFTVTDGKLEPDQEMTRGEVAKIAAKLLDRIEFHRVHYVYSGRDEEEKPYVFEDVDSKHPLYGVIQKSLQYGLIAKEGKRFEPDRLITRAEMADLIARLLGYGDLLNKTEIFTVPYGDLQKQSVPAAAIAYAHGLMTDKGKQSFQPNATLTRADMAKIIEQLMELKKEER, encoded by the coding sequence GTGACGAGTAAAAAGCAGTCCTGGTGCATGATTGCCGGACTGTCTACGGCAGTGTTGTTGACGTCATTTGCAGTGCCATCGGGAGGGCACATGGCAGGGGGAGGAGTTGCCTATGCGGCGGAAGCGGCGAGCAAGGCTGCTACCCTGACCAAAGAGCAAGCCATTCAAAAGGCGCAGAGCTATGTGAAGATTCCCGCCGACTACAAATTGGCAGATGCGAACTTTTTCGATCCGGAAAAAGAAGGGTATTTTATGGAAGGGCCATCCTGGCGACTGTACTGGGACCAAGGAAATAAGGGCCGGATGTCCATGACCATCGACGCGGTCACCGGACAACTGCTCCAGTACTACACCTACGGAGACGAGAATCGCAAGAGTGCCGACGCTGCGGTAGGAGAAGAAAAGGCGCTTGCGGTCGCAGAGGAATTTCTCCAGAAGGTATTGAAGGCCGAGGAGATGGCGAAGCTCTCCAAACCGAACGAGTTCAGCCGTCCCCGCTTCACCAGCTGGAACGAATACGGATTTAGCTTCACGCGCATGGAAAATAACATCCCCTTCTTGGAGAATGGGGTAGATGTGACAGTATCTCGGGACGGCGCGATCGCACGCTATGACCGCATCTGGAGTCCGGGTCCGCTGCCGGAGGTAGGGGAGGTGCTCTCGCAGGAAGAAGCGGAAAAGCAATTGGCCGAACTGACCAGACCTTCGCTGGTTTTCGCGGAAAAATCGTTCCTGACCGGAGATCACGAAGTGGATTACGGCAAGTATCAGCTCGTATACCGCTACACGGACAAGGACCCGCAGTTTCTCGACGCGAGGACCGGAGCGGCGCTGAACCTGTTGGGACAGGAAGCGGTCGCGGAAGACATACAGCCGCTGGGCAGCACGGTGAAAAAACCAATCGACGATGAGAAGACGATCACCAAAGAGGAAGCGCAGAAGATCGCGGATCAGGTAATCAAGCTCCTCCCGGGATCGTATCGCTCCGAGGGAAATCGGGGGAGCGGGGGCAGTACGGGACCGGATGGCATCACTCGCCGCAGTTGGAGCTTTGAGTACACGCCTCTCCATATTGAAGGGAAGACGGTCAACAAGGTGGAGCTGGAGATCGGGGACCGCGGGGAATTGGTAGGCTATTCCAGCAACGAGCGCCGCTACCCGAGAGAGACAGGCAAGATGATCGACAAGGCCGTTCCCTATGAGCAAGCAGTGGAAAGCGCGATAAAATTGGTGAAGACGCTGCTGGCAGACCAGCTCGGGGAAATCTACCTGATCGACCGGGCTCCGTCTGCCAAAGAGTTGGCGTTAATGCATGAGCGCGGCCAGTATTACACGATTCCGTTCGGCAAGATGAAGGGCGGCATTCCCATCGAGTCGGCGGAGTTCGAAGTGGTCGTCCATCCCGAGACCGGGGAAGCCGAATCGCTGAATCTGTGGAGAAGAAGCCACTCTTTTGCGGCTGAAGAGACCGCCGCCAAAATCGATCGGGAAGCTGCCAAAAAAGCGGAACAAGAACGGAAAAAAGTCATGCTCACCTACCTCCTGCCGCAAATGAACTACTACGGAGGCACACCTGTAAAACGAGAGCCTGTGCTGGTATACCGCTATGTCGGCGAGCGGGGCGTGGTAGATGCGGTGACGGGCGAATGGGTGAATCTGGACAAGCTGAACACCAAATCGGAGCCAAGCGACATCGCGGAACACCCCGACCGGGAAGCGCTGGTCTATGCGTGGGAACAGGGGATGTTCACCGTTACCGACGGAAAGCTGGAACCGGATCAGGAGATGACGCGCGGCGAAGTCGCGAAGATCGCGGCCAAACTGCTCGATCGCATCGAATTCCACCGGGTGCATTACGTCTACTCTGGCAGAGACGAAGAGGAGAAGCCCTATGTGTTTGAAGATGTAGACAGCAAGCACCCGCTGTATGGCGTCATCCAGAAGAGCCTCCAGTACGGTTTGATTGCCAAGGAAGGGAAGCGCTTCGAGCCGGATCGGTTGATCACGCGAGCTGAGATGGCGGATTTGATCGCGAGGCTGCTGGGTTATGGCGACCTGTTGAACAAGACGGAGATCTTCACCGTACCTTACGGCGATTTGCAGAAACAGTCCGTGCCGGCGGCGGCCATCGCGTACGCCCACGGGCTGATGACAGATAAAGGAAAACAAAGCTTCCAGCCTAATGCGACGCTTACCCGTGCGGATATGGCCAAAATCATCGAGCAGCTCATGGAGCTGAAGAAAGAGGAGCGGTAA
- a CDS encoding sensor histidine kinase, whose amino-acid sequence MSIRLRLLLSYTAMLLVTVLLFVAAVFLIAVAVTGDVQHVRDLFTSRYAVMPLTEPEETVSVETKFLGKDSPEKLLDPRLLQELEQRLEPVNAGLLVRRGGEIYYASPVLRVPGMDQVLPGYEFGNIHVRDILETDGRYFAYVKFDFTYSDKTAGGVYVMKEVSPYAELARSLLPVLILFLLLMLALMNGLLNLHVSRSIVRPLNKLKTAAERIRDGELDFHVDSTRRDEIGQLSQTFEDMRKKLKESVELQLQYEENRKELISNISHDLKTPITSILGYVEGIRDGVADTPEKLDKYLDTIARKAKGMDRLIDELFLYSKLDLGKLPFTFERIDIERFLDDYLTELQFDLEERHVALRWEKQGLASAAGQKAGPGQEKAVVLADREKLRRVLANIVDNSLKYMDKAEGQLRFDLRIGADEVVIEVADNGPGIAPQDIPHIFERFYRGEKSRNADSGGSGLGLAIARQIVHEHRGFIAAKAVPGKGTTIIITLPREKGAER is encoded by the coding sequence GTGTCGATTCGGCTTCGTTTGCTGCTTTCCTATACAGCGATGCTGCTCGTGACCGTGCTGTTATTTGTGGCGGCCGTTTTTCTCATTGCGGTCGCCGTGACGGGTGACGTGCAGCATGTGCGCGATCTGTTTACCAGCCGCTACGCCGTCATGCCGCTCACGGAACCGGAGGAGACGGTGTCCGTCGAGACCAAATTTCTGGGCAAAGACAGTCCCGAAAAGCTGCTCGACCCCCGCTTGCTCCAGGAGCTGGAGCAGCGGCTGGAGCCCGTGAATGCGGGCCTCCTCGTCCGCAGGGGCGGGGAGATCTATTACGCCTCACCGGTGCTGCGGGTGCCGGGGATGGATCAAGTGCTGCCGGGCTATGAGTTTGGCAATATTCATGTGCGGGACATTTTGGAGACAGATGGCCGCTATTTTGCCTACGTCAAATTTGATTTTACCTATTCGGACAAGACCGCAGGCGGCGTCTACGTGATGAAAGAGGTCAGTCCCTACGCGGAGCTGGCCCGGAGCCTCCTGCCCGTCTTGATTCTGTTTTTGCTCTTGATGCTGGCCCTGATGAACGGCCTGTTAAATCTGCATGTCTCCCGCAGCATTGTCCGGCCGCTGAACAAGCTGAAGACGGCGGCGGAGCGAATCCGTGACGGGGAGCTCGATTTTCATGTCGATTCCACCCGGCGCGACGAGATCGGCCAGCTCTCCCAAACCTTCGAAGACATGCGGAAAAAGCTGAAGGAATCCGTCGAGCTTCAGCTCCAGTACGAGGAGAACCGCAAAGAGCTGATCTCCAACATCTCGCATGACCTAAAGACCCCGATCACGTCCATCCTCGGTTATGTAGAAGGCATCCGGGACGGCGTGGCCGATACGCCGGAGAAGCTGGACAAGTATCTGGATACGATCGCCCGCAAGGCGAAGGGGATGGATCGGCTGATCGACGAGCTGTTCTTGTACTCCAAGCTGGATCTGGGCAAGCTGCCGTTTACCTTCGAGCGGATTGACATCGAGCGTTTTCTGGACGACTATCTGACGGAGCTGCAGTTCGACCTGGAGGAGCGGCATGTCGCCCTCCGCTGGGAAAAGCAGGGGCTGGCATCGGCTGCGGGGCAGAAGGCGGGACCCGGCCAGGAAAAAGCCGTCGTCCTGGCCGATCGGGAAAAGCTGAGACGCGTGCTGGCCAATATCGTGGACAACAGTCTGAAATACATGGACAAGGCTGAAGGGCAGCTGAGATTTGATCTGCGGATCGGGGCAGACGAGGTGGTGATCGAGGTGGCGGATAACGGCCCGGGCATCGCACCGCAGGATATCCCCCACATCTTTGAGCGCTTCTACCGTGGGGAGAAGTCGCGCAACGCCGATTCGGGGGGAAGCGGGCTGGGACTGGCGATTGCCCGCCAAATCGTGCACGAGCACCGCGGCTTCATTGCCGCGAAGGCTGTCCCGGGCAAAGGAACGACGATCATCATTACCCTGCCGCGCGAAAAGGGGGCGGAACGATGA